From Amphiura filiformis chromosome 20, Afil_fr2py, whole genome shotgun sequence, a single genomic window includes:
- the LOC140142212 gene encoding acetylcholinesterase-like gives MIPATIFRILLSIVLLTVAQSQTQPKVSIPGLGVVIGETYKFYRDEYPVIDKNLDVYRGIPFAQPPVGQYRFAKPVPVTPWEGEYNATYFRKACLQPFYNDNNPGHEDCLHLNIWTPNPSPTDAPVMVFIHGGAFLFGSVVPEVTGLIYDGTALVGFHDIVYVSIHYRLNAYGFLATGDPELPGNYGLWDQLEALKWINQYISAFGGDPDKVTIFGQSAGAASIGMHIVSPHSWNYFNQGVMESGTGTSPWAVKPDIAEAREEAEFIARDCGCDTSSSAEMVACLRGVPAENISRATNKVLLTSTNFMPLVAVVDGDILPNKPLKLLQAGNFFQGNILLGTMKDEGTLNAAFAFPEQLPRKNPYCDRERFEGVLQDFLHTYRNDLILEGIMQTYVDWKVADDPDANYFFTFVDIETDENYGCPTDTYARAFAEAGQSVFLYQFTHLPSNYHMDVPSWGGAAHGEEIPYVFGAAFNPYYLFDQTPEERNLSLDTMTAWTNFAKTGSPNMDDPEKEWKPYTLPDLSYKDFSPAFTDKRALKSDTCNLWNNFVPKMVTFAADLTEEERQWREEFYDWTHESMPEWRAAFEEYEKLIPTKCKD, from the exons ATGATTCCCGCAACTATCTTTCGGATTTTATTATCAATTGTGCTTCTTACTGTCGCACAGTCGCAAACCCAACCTAAGGTGTCAATACCAGGACTAGGAGTAGTAATCGGGGAAACGTACAAGTTTTATCGTGATGAATACCCTGTTATTGACAAGAACCTTGATGTGTATCGTGGAATACCGTTTGCACAGCCGCCTGTGGGGCAGTATCGCTTTGCCAAACCAGTTCCAGTGACACCGTGGGAAGGGGAGTACAACGCCACCTACTTTAGAAAAGCATGTCTTCAACCtttttataatgataataatccTGGACATGAAGATTGTCTACACTTGAATATTTGGACTCCAAATCCAAGC CCAACTGACGCCCCTGTGATGGTTTTTATACACGGAGGAGCTTTCCTGTTTGGTAGTGTCGTCCCTGAGGTCACGGGACTTATCTATGACGGGACAGCATTGGTCGGGTTTCATGATATTGTCTACGTCAGCATTCATTACCGCCTAAATGCATATGGATTTTTGGCAACAG GGGATCCAGAGCTACCGGGCAACTATGGACTGTGGGATCAATTAGAAGCACTGAAATGGATAAACCAGTACATATCAG catTTGGTGGAGACCCTGATAAGGTGACGATATTTGGTCAGAGTGCCGGGGCTGCTAGTATAGGAATGCACATTGTGTCACCACATAGTTGGAATTATTTCAACCAGGGTGTGATGGAG AGCGGTACAGGTACTTCTCCATGGGCCGTAAAGCCTGACATAGCCGAAGCTCGCGAAGAGGCTGAGTTCATTGCACGTGACTGTGGTTGTGATACCAGCTCTAGTGCTGAAATGGTAGCCTGCTTAAGAGGTGTACCTGCTGAAAACATTAGCAGAGCCACAAATAAG gTTCTTCTCACCAGTACCAATTTCATGCCACTTGTTGCAGTGGTCGATGGCGACATCCTTCCCAATAAACCTCTCAAACTGCTGCAGGCAGGGAACTTCTTCCAAGGAAATATTTTGCTAGGTACCATGAAGGATGAAGGTACACTCAACGCTGCCTTTGCTTTCCCAGAGCAGCTCCCACGCAAGAACCCATATTGTGACAGGGAAAGATTTGAGGGCGTACTCCAGGATTTTCTACACACATACCGGAatgatttgatattagaaggcATTATGCAGACCTATGTGGATTGGAAGGTTGCAGACGACCCTGATGCCAACTACTTCTTTACCTTTGTTGACATAGAGACTGACGAAAATTACGGTTGTCCGACGGATACATATGCAAGAGCTTTCGCCGAAGCCGGTCAATCGGTATTCTTATACCAGTTTACACATCTACCATCAAATTATCATATGG ACGTTCCGTCGTGGGGCGGAGCTGCTCACGGCGAGGAGATACCTTACGTGTTTGGCGCTGCCTTCAATCCATACTACCTATTTGATCAAACTCCTGAGGAACGGAACCTGTCTTTGGACACAATGACTGCATGGACCAATTTTGCCAAAACGGG TTCACCAAATATGGATGATCCTGAGAAGGAATGGAAACCGTACACTCTTCCTGATCTCTCTTACAAAGACTTTTCACCCGCGTTCACTGATAAGAGAGCGTTGAAGTCAGACACGTGCAATCTGTGGAATAACTTTGTTCCGAAAATGGTCACATTTGCAG